A genome region from Triticum aestivum cultivar Chinese Spring chromosome 2B, IWGSC CS RefSeq v2.1, whole genome shotgun sequence includes the following:
- the LOC123046899 gene encoding organic cation/carnitine transporter 4: MSTEALLAAQGGGGGGGGGEVASRRLSIDDALAEHAGEFGRWQLRHFVLVSAAWALEALHTMVIIFADREPAMSCPAGEGRCGDRCAGAAAGWEWAQGSASSTVAEWGLVCGERYKVGLVQAIFFAGCMIGAGVFGHLSDSFLGRKGSLQVVCFLNALFGLLTALAPSYRVYVVLRLLTGFSTGSIGLCAFVLATEPIGPSRRGTAGMSSFYFFSGGIAALAGVAAMFQSSWRLLYVVTSLPSLVFVLAVMPFISESPRWYLVRRRTDDAMRVLRDIAATNGRRIPDGVTLKLDDEGDDANGGKQIEESSPSSSSGSILDVFRSRTTRARLVLSVLINLLCSVVYYGLSLNVVNLKTNLYVSVAVNSIAEMPAYLLTALLLDHFGRKPLGIGTMLLSGVFCIAGSLIAGVGAMRIVRMVCGVVGIFGMAATYNLLFIYTAELFPTVVRNAALGCTSQASQMGAILAPMVVVLGERVPFAVFGVSGIIGGLLVFYLPETMNKPLYDTMAGLEEGEKTPLK; the protein is encoded by the exons ATGTCCACCGAGGCGCTGCTGGCCgcccaaggcggcggcggcggcggcggcggaggggaggtGGCGAGCCGGCGCCTGAGCATCGACGACGCGCTGGCGGAGCACGCGGGGGAGTTCGGGCGGTGGCAGCTGCGGCACTTCGTGCTGGTGTCGGCGGCGTGGGCGCTGGAGGCGCTGCACACCATGGTCATCATCTTCGCGGACCGGGAGCCGGCCATGTCATGCCCCGCGGGGGAGGGCCGGTGCGGCGACCGGTGCGCCGGCGCGGCGGCCGGGTGGGAGTGGGCGCAGGGGAGCGCGTCGTCGACGGTGGCCGAGTGGGGCCTGGTCTGCGGCGAGCGGTACAAGGTCGGCCTCGTCCAGGCCATCTTCTTCGCCGGGTGCATGATCG GCGCCGGCGTGTTCGGGCACCTGTCAGACTCCTTCCTGGGCCGGAAGGGGTCCCTCCAGGTGGTCTGCTTCCTCAACGCGCTCTTCGGCCTGCTCACCGCGCTCGCCCCCAGCTACAGGGTCTACGTCGTCCTCCGCCTCCTCACGGGCTTCAGCACCGGCAGCATCGGCCTCTGCGCCTTCGTCCTCGCCACGGAGCCCATCGGGCCATCCCGCCGTGGCACCGCCGGCATGTCCAGCTTCTACTTCTTCTCCGGCGGCATCGCGGCCCTAGCCGGCGTCGCCGCGATGTTCCAGTCCTCCTGGCGCCTCCTCTACGTCGTCACCTCCCTCCCCTCCCTCGTCTTCGTGCTCGCCGTCATGCCGTTCATCTCCGAGTCGCCGCGCTGGTACCTCGTGCGACGGCGCACTGACGATGCCATGCGCGTCTTGCGCGACATTGCGGCCACCAACGGCCGGCGCATCCCGGACGGCGTCACGCTTAAGCTCGATGATGAGGGAGATGATGCTAACGGCGGCAAGCAGATCGAGGAGTcgtcaccgtcgtcgtcgtcgggatCGATCCTGGACGTGTTCCGGTCGAGGACGACGCGGGCGAGGCTAGTGCTGTCCGTGCTCATCAACCTTCTCTGCTCGGTGGTGTACTACGGGCTGAGCCTCAACGTGGTCAACCTCAAGACCAACCTTTACGTCAGCGTCGCCGTGAACTCGATCGCCGAGATGCCCGCCTACCTGCTCACCGCGCTGCTCCTCGACCACTTCGGCAGGAAGCCACTCGGCATCGGTACCATGCTTCTCAGCGGCGTCTTCTGCATCGCCGGCAGCCTCATCGCTGGCGTCGGCGCCATGAG GATAGTGAGGATGGTATGCGGTGTGGTGGGCATCTTTGGCATGGCGGCGACGTACAACTTGTTGTTCATATACACGGCGGAGCTGTTCCCGACGGTAGTGCGGAATGCGGCACTAGGTTGCACGTCACAGGCATCACAGATGGGTGCCATACTGGCGCCCATGGTGGTTGTGCTCGGGGAACGGGTGCCATTCGCAGTGTTCGGCGTGTCGGGGATCATCGGCGGGCTGTTGGTGTTCTACCTCCCGGAGACGATGAACAAGCCCTTGTATGACACCATGGCCGGCCTGGAGGAAGGAGAGAAGACCCCCTTGAAATAA